Proteins from one Pyrobaculum neutrophilum V24Sta genomic window:
- a CDS encoding PaREP1 family protein, whose amino-acid sequence MDMEVLERPLPKPSAEDYVNVRLLEALVEAGLALEYLRRGLVRNAAGKAFQAWKALMAALLRLELDKLKNIAKTGEERRWLESTAVPRVPTSRMTSLSQTLEDVGHVGVSAWTAMALKLHDYQYHGPDPDMALSKYRTREEAAKDVILLLRELVERVEAIRNRVRWSPELEKTLQTLKKEVA is encoded by the coding sequence ATGGATATGGAAGTATTAGAGAGGCCCTTACCCAAACCCTCCGCCGAGGACTATGTGAATGTCCGGCTCCTTGAGGCGCTTGTGGAGGCGGGCCTTGCCCTTGAGTACCTAAGACGAGGCCTCGTCAGAAACGCCGCGGGGAAGGCTTTTCAAGCTTGGAAAGCGCTGATGGCGGCTCTGCTAAGGCTTGAGCTGGATAAGCTTAAGAACATCGCCAAGACTGGCGAGGAAAGGAGGTGGCTTGAGTCCACCGCGGTGCCTAGGGTGCCCACCAGCAGAATGACTTCACTGTCGCAGACGTTGGAGGACGTGGGCCATGTAGGCGTATCTGCGTGGACAGCGATGGCGCTTAAGCTACACGACTACCAGTACCACGGCCCAGATCCCGACATGGCTCTATCAAAATACCGCACAAGAGAAGAAGCCGCAAAAGACGTGATCTTACTATTGAGAGAGCTTGTGGAGAGGGTCGAGGCGATAAGAAACAGAGTGAGGTGGAGCCCAGAGCTTGAAAAAACGCTCCAGACGTTGAAGAAGGAGGTAGCCTAA
- a CDS encoding molybdopterin-binding protein yields MYAVARLYGYSEEAGFKAWVGRDLATALGLRVGDGIRVETKSGASSARIAEVRDDVKAGVVLSIDVYMAVAGFRTVLLKKLSRAFEAHAVSLGVAQPIDVEQLAELVNVLIAYRVPVFTNFMGYVQGAGGRWIRISIKEVSPREPAYLSRETKIHVR; encoded by the coding sequence ATGTACGCCGTTGCTAGGCTGTACGGCTATTCAGAGGAGGCGGGGTTCAAGGCGTGGGTAGGCCGGGATCTAGCCACCGCCCTGGGGCTGCGGGTAGGCGACGGGATTAGGGTTGAGACCAAGAGCGGGGCCTCCTCCGCTCGTATCGCGGAGGTGCGCGACGACGTAAAAGCAGGCGTGGTGCTCTCCATCGACGTATACATGGCCGTGGCGGGCTTCAGGACGGTTCTGCTCAAGAAGCTGAGCCGGGCCTTCGAAGCACACGCCGTGTCCCTCGGCGTTGCCCAGCCGATAGACGTGGAGCAACTGGCGGAGCTCGTCAACGTGCTTATAGCGTACCGCGTCCCCGTCTTTACAAACTTCATGGGCTACGTCCAAGGCGCCGGGGGGAGGTGGATACGCATTTCTATAAAGGAGGTTTCGCCTAGGGAGCCGGCCTACCTCTCCAGGGAGACGAAGATCCACGTGAGGTGA
- a CDS encoding CofH family radical SAM protein: protein MTARGLSRNDAVYLMREVDLFTLAEAAHAVTQKFYGDVVTFVNNVVINYTNICVAKCPICAFYRSPGHPEAYTRKAEEVAALVERFAVEYGVTELHINGGFNPLLPPEYFDELFKAVKRRVPHVVVKGPTMAEAAYYAGLWKMSVREVLSRWKEAGLDAISGGGAEIFADEVRKVVAPHKISGEEWLRVAEVAHELGIPSNATVLYGHVEAVEHLVDHIFRVRELQEKTGGLLLFIPVKFNPLNTELHRRGVVKAPAPSTYDVKVVALARLILLDRLKVAAYWLSVGKKLASTLLLAGANDLVGTMYNEAVLTSAGAKHSATVEELAAIAREAGKTPALRDTFHRRIKPLDGP, encoded by the coding sequence ATGACGGCGAGGGGGCTTTCCAGGAACGACGCCGTTTATTTAATGCGTGAGGTTGACCTCTTCACTCTTGCGGAGGCGGCCCACGCCGTGACGCAGAAGTTCTATGGCGACGTCGTGACGTTTGTCAACAACGTGGTGATAAACTATACGAATATCTGCGTCGCCAAGTGCCCCATATGCGCCTTCTACAGATCCCCGGGCCACCCCGAGGCCTACACCCGTAAGGCTGAGGAGGTGGCGGCTCTCGTGGAGCGGTTCGCCGTCGAATACGGCGTTACTGAGCTACACATCAACGGGGGCTTCAACCCCCTCCTCCCGCCGGAGTACTTCGACGAGCTGTTCAAGGCCGTTAAACGCCGCGTGCCCCACGTCGTGGTTAAGGGCCCCACCATGGCCGAGGCCGCCTACTACGCCGGGCTGTGGAAGATGAGCGTGAGGGAGGTGCTCTCCAGGTGGAAAGAGGCGGGCCTCGACGCCATCTCGGGAGGCGGCGCCGAGATATTCGCCGATGAGGTGAGAAAAGTAGTGGCTCCCCACAAGATCTCCGGCGAGGAGTGGCTCAGGGTAGCTGAGGTGGCCCACGAGCTGGGCATACCGAGCAACGCCACAGTTCTCTACGGCCACGTAGAGGCAGTGGAGCATCTGGTAGACCACATCTTCAGGGTGAGGGAGCTCCAGGAGAAGACGGGGGGCCTCCTCCTCTTTATACCCGTCAAGTTCAACCCCCTAAATACGGAGCTCCACAGAAGGGGGGTGGTAAAGGCCCCAGCGCCCTCCACCTACGACGTGAAGGTGGTGGCGTTGGCTAGGCTGATCCTGCTGGATAGGCTTAAGGTAGCCGCCTACTGGCTGTCGGTCGGCAAGAAGCTGGCCTCTACCCTCCTGCTGGCGGGGGCAAACGACTTGGTGGGCACCATGTACAACGAGGCTGTTTTGACGTCGGCTGGGGCAAAACACAGCGCTACCGTGGAGGAGCTCGCAGCCATCGCCAGGGAGGCCGGGAAGACGCCGGCTCTACGCGACACCTTCCACCGCAGGATAAAGCCCCTAGATGGGCCCTAG
- a CDS encoding MqnA/MqnD/SBP family protein — MAKVVRIRYAHSDPLFWRAKLDVVEAGNLEAARLLREGAADIGFVPITMAAELGLPIVPRLAIYSTGPILSARVFKGRGAGGLCAVSETTVSARVVNRLLGASLETVEDPWAALDSCSEVLAVGDEALRMIDRGVPTLLDVGELWQTRVGTPLFFAVLVAKPGAEGLEEAVAEMENSLAHFYENPAPLVESTARRLGVSRRLVEEYFQRSRYLLNGGYIQYMVKEAEVLGLPRPRFLEL; from the coding sequence ATGGCCAAGGTGGTCAGGATTAGGTACGCCCACAGCGACCCCCTCTTCTGGCGGGCGAAGCTCGACGTTGTGGAGGCCGGCAACCTAGAGGCGGCCCGCCTCTTGAGGGAGGGCGCCGCCGATATAGGCTTTGTCCCAATAACCATGGCCGCCGAGCTTGGCCTCCCCATTGTGCCGAGGCTGGCCATATATAGCACGGGCCCTATACTGTCGGCCAGAGTCTTCAAGGGACGCGGGGCTGGGGGGCTCTGCGCGGTGAGCGAGACGACGGTAAGCGCCAGGGTGGTGAACAGGTTGCTCGGCGCTTCGCTAGAGACCGTGGAGGACCCCTGGGCCGCTCTAGACTCGTGCTCCGAGGTTTTGGCGGTCGGCGACGAGGCCCTGCGGATGATCGACAGAGGGGTCCCCACCCTGCTAGACGTCGGCGAGCTCTGGCAGACGCGGGTGGGCACGCCGCTGTTTTTTGCCGTCTTGGTCGCGAAGCCGGGGGCCGAGGGTCTGGAGGAGGCGGTGGCCGAGATGGAGAACTCCCTCGCCCACTTCTACGAAAACCCCGCCCCGCTTGTTGAATCCACGGCGAGGCGCCTCGGCGTAAGCCGAAGGCTCGTCGAGGAGTACTTCCAGCGATCCCGCTATCTGCTAAACGGCGGATATATACAGTACATGGTTAAGGAGGCGGAGGTGTTGGGCCTCCCCCGCCCGCGCTTCCTAGAGCTCTGA
- a CDS encoding ABC transporter permease, protein MGVLTALVVKDLREILASRYFILSLVGGFAALVFMGLLMGASIRGAAAAQKFAVVANDTNELGRLYVEKLRELGGVVYGEFTPELLEKYSYVVVVPRNFTFPARLEVYRRYSGFPSLVAPAVLRTAAEELAKRAGVPPALVNVTLRLYFDGAWLGEAEAGALLSLYMVSFVATLMVPLLVAATAAIAVGVEKEKRTFELILATPATPSALVLSKLVSSILLMLIQFAVFLAGYGVYFANLANLPNFVGGAPPPELPRPGLHVSIPPGALALSALSILAMSIFVVAVSFALASRAEDIKTAQSVATTAVFFFAAPAVAVFFAPTDWLKLDPLLHPLYIALAALFGRWGEALLLLTADWALAAVALYIVSRIVTAEYLIAGRRRR, encoded by the coding sequence GTGGGCGTCTTGACCGCACTCGTGGTGAAGGACTTAAGGGAGATACTAGCCTCGCGCTACTTCATCCTCTCCCTCGTGGGGGGCTTCGCCGCCCTGGTTTTCATGGGCCTCCTGATGGGGGCCTCCATCCGCGGAGCCGCGGCGGCGCAGAAGTTCGCCGTGGTGGCGAACGATACAAACGAGCTTGGGCGTCTGTACGTGGAGAAGCTGAGGGAGCTCGGAGGCGTGGTATACGGCGAGTTTACGCCTGAGTTGCTTGAGAAGTACAGCTACGTCGTTGTGGTGCCAAGGAACTTCACCTTCCCAGCGAGGCTGGAGGTGTACAGGAGATACAGCGGCTTCCCCTCGCTGGTCGCCCCAGCCGTTTTGAGAACCGCGGCGGAGGAGCTGGCGAAGAGGGCGGGCGTCCCACCCGCGCTGGTTAACGTCACCCTCCGCCTGTACTTCGACGGGGCGTGGCTGGGGGAGGCCGAAGCCGGCGCCCTGCTGAGCCTCTACATGGTCTCCTTCGTGGCCACCTTGATGGTGCCTCTGCTCGTGGCGGCGACCGCCGCCATAGCAGTCGGCGTGGAGAAGGAGAAGAGGACTTTTGAGCTCATACTCGCCACACCCGCTACGCCGAGCGCGCTGGTTCTCTCCAAGCTAGTCAGCTCTATACTCCTCATGTTGATACAGTTCGCCGTTTTCCTGGCCGGCTACGGGGTCTACTTCGCCAACTTGGCCAATCTGCCCAACTTCGTCGGAGGGGCGCCTCCGCCCGAGCTCCCTCGGCCCGGCCTACATGTGTCTATACCGCCGGGGGCGCTGGCCCTCTCGGCGTTATCCATCCTGGCGATGTCGATCTTCGTCGTGGCCGTGTCCTTCGCCTTGGCCAGCCGCGCCGAGGATATCAAAACCGCGCAGAGCGTTGCAACCACCGCCGTGTTTTTCTTCGCAGCGCCCGCGGTTGCGGTGTTTTTCGCCCCAACTGATTGGCTTAAGCTGGACCCCCTTCTACACCCCCTATATATCGCCTTGGCCGCCCTCTTCGGCAGATGGGGCGAGGCGCTTCTATTGCTAACGGCGGACTGGGCGCTTGCGGCCGTAGCACTCTACATCGTGTCTAGGATCGTCACCGCGGAGTACCTCATCGCCGGCAGGCGGAGGAGATGA
- a CDS encoding fucose isomerase, with translation MAYLLTSAVHGADFIAEVERYVAKYISLKDPARPEPERFPVIIHGTGGTTAQALELVERAGARGAVLVGFGEHNSFASALHAKAELEAAGRTAVVYHCPTYAECGPALAKAARVSAAASSLIGAKAVLIGSKTKQADLVSERFGWSVEVVPLADFESTVANSEPDSEALSLFGDERVAKVASALRRLAAGSHLVAIQCFPFLMKAGYTPCPALALLNARGLTAACEGDLSAGFAMLLLRRLAGGSSWIANVVESRGEMATFAHCTVSLDLVERWWSMPHFESGLPYGIAGELRRGVYTAVSISPRFEKAAVGRVYVERSGNYLQSACRTQATVRFGRPVRLEEEAPANHHVFAPGDVAAEAAAVLKLLSFSTVIY, from the coding sequence GTGGCCTATCTCCTGACCTCGGCCGTACACGGCGCCGACTTCATCGCCGAGGTGGAGAGATACGTCGCAAAGTACATCTCCCTCAAAGACCCGGCGAGGCCTGAGCCGGAGAGGTTCCCCGTCATAATCCACGGCACCGGCGGGACAACCGCCCAGGCGCTGGAGCTCGTGGAGAGGGCTGGCGCACGCGGCGCCGTTCTAGTGGGCTTCGGCGAACACAACAGCTTCGCCAGCGCGCTACACGCCAAGGCCGAGCTGGAGGCCGCCGGCCGCACGGCCGTCGTCTACCACTGCCCCACCTACGCCGAGTGCGGCCCCGCTTTAGCCAAGGCGGCTAGGGTCTCTGCCGCCGCCTCCTCCCTCATCGGCGCAAAGGCCGTGTTGATCGGTTCCAAGACCAAGCAGGCCGACTTGGTTAGCGAGAGGTTCGGATGGTCGGTGGAGGTCGTGCCTCTTGCCGACTTCGAATCGACCGTCGCGAACTCGGAGCCCGACAGCGAAGCCCTCTCTTTGTTCGGAGATGAGAGGGTGGCGAAGGTCGCCTCTGCCCTCCGCAGGCTGGCAGCGGGGAGCCACCTCGTCGCCATACAGTGCTTCCCCTTCCTTATGAAGGCCGGATACACCCCATGTCCAGCGCTCGCGTTGTTAAACGCCAGGGGCCTCACGGCGGCGTGCGAGGGGGACCTCTCGGCTGGCTTCGCCATGTTGTTGCTGAGGAGGCTCGCCGGGGGGAGCAGCTGGATAGCCAACGTTGTGGAGAGCCGCGGCGAGATGGCCACCTTCGCCCACTGCACGGTCTCGCTGGACCTAGTGGAGCGGTGGTGGTCCATGCCCCACTTCGAGTCGGGCCTGCCCTATGGAATCGCCGGGGAGCTGAGGAGAGGCGTCTACACGGCCGTGTCTATCTCGCCGAGGTTTGAAAAGGCGGCTGTGGGCCGGGTATACGTCGAGCGGAGCGGCAACTACCTACAGAGCGCATGCCGCACCCAAGCCACGGTTAGGTTCGGGAGGCCGGTCCGCTTAGAGGAGGAGGCGCCCGCGAACCACCACGTCTTTGCCCCTGGCGACGTGGCCGCCGAGGCCGCAGCCGTCTTAAAGCTCCTCTCCTTCTCAACCGTTATATACTAA
- a CDS encoding DUF6364 family protein, which yields MKKLTLSIREDLAERAKARSRRLGSLSRVVEDFLESIDGEGLADALCRELGLDCAEPLTTPGEIVAQRPRALGPPAATLVAEMRRGRAGRL from the coding sequence GTGAAGAAGTTGACTTTGTCTATACGGGAGGATTTGGCCGAGAGGGCTAAGGCCAGGTCGCGGAGACTGGGATCTTTGAGCAGAGTCGTCGAGGATTTCCTGGAGTCTATAGACGGCGAGGGGCTGGCGGATGCTCTGTGCAGAGAGCTGGGGCTAGACTGCGCTGAGCCCCTAACCACCCCGGGGGAGATCGTAGCGCAGAGGCCCAGAGCCCTCGGGCCTCCGGCGGCTACCCTCGTGGCTGAGATGCGGAGAGGGCGGGCCGGGCGCCTGTGA
- the mqnC gene encoding cyclic dehypoxanthinyl futalosine synthase has translation MEYKRGDIERLLKEDLWVLGRRAYEIRRRLYGDRTTFISNMVLNYTNVCVIGCSFCAFYRPPGHPEAYGYTPEEAAKRVLAVDARYGIRQVLIQGGINPEIGIEYFEELFRAIKRRVPHVAIHALSPLEVDYLSRRERATYREVLERLREAGMESMPGGGGEILVDRVRRELAPRKIDSATWLRIMEEAHKLGIPTSATMMYGHVETLSDIAEHLYKIAELQEKTRGFMAFIAWNFDPGTSELGKRVRYPKTSASLLRMVAVARIVFRELIPHIQSGWLTTGPETAQLAMYFGADDFGGTLYEEKVLEWKRAEAQIDRREDVVDIIRSAGFTPAERDNMYNVVKVYGQGGQD, from the coding sequence GTGGAGTATAAGAGGGGGGATATCGAGCGTCTCTTGAAGGAGGATTTGTGGGTTTTGGGGAGGAGGGCCTACGAGATCAGGCGGAGGCTGTACGGGGATAGGACGACCTTCATCTCCAACATGGTGCTCAACTACACAAACGTCTGCGTAATCGGCTGCTCCTTCTGCGCCTTCTACCGGCCGCCTGGACACCCGGAGGCCTACGGCTATACGCCGGAGGAGGCCGCGAAGCGTGTGTTAGCCGTAGACGCTAGATACGGCATTAGGCAGGTCCTGATCCAGGGCGGGATTAACCCGGAGATCGGCATTGAGTACTTCGAGGAGCTCTTCCGCGCGATAAAGAGGAGGGTCCCCCACGTGGCTATCCACGCGCTATCGCCCCTGGAGGTGGACTACCTCTCGCGGAGGGAGCGCGCCACCTACAGGGAGGTGCTGGAGCGCCTGAGGGAGGCCGGCATGGAGTCCATGCCGGGGGGCGGCGGAGAGATACTGGTGGATAGGGTGAGGAGGGAGCTGGCGCCGCGGAAGATAGACAGCGCCACTTGGCTCAGAATTATGGAGGAGGCGCATAAGCTCGGCATCCCTACGTCGGCTACCATGATGTACGGCCACGTGGAGACCCTCAGCGATATCGCGGAGCACCTCTACAAAATCGCAGAGCTGCAGGAAAAGACGAGGGGCTTCATGGCGTTTATAGCCTGGAACTTCGACCCCGGCACCAGCGAGCTTGGCAAGCGCGTTAGGTACCCAAAGACCTCGGCCTCGCTTCTGAGGATGGTCGCCGTGGCGAGGATAGTGTTCAGGGAGTTGATCCCCCACATCCAGAGCGGTTGGCTCACCACGGGGCCCGAGACCGCCCAGCTGGCCATGTACTTCGGGGCGGACGACTTCGGGGGGACCCTATACGAGGAGAAGGTGCTTGAATGGAAGCGCGCCGAGGCGCAGATAGACAGGAGGGAGGACGTGGTAGATATCATAAGGTCGGCGGGCTTCACCCCAGCGGAGCGGGACAACATGTACAACGTCGTGAAGGTATATGGCCAAGGTGGTCAGGATTAG
- a CDS encoding MTH1187 family thiamine-binding protein: MAKMVVSLSVVPLGTGSPSVSEYVKKATAVIRESGLRYRTGAGFTDVELDSYQQLAELLEKMEKALAEMGVQRILYTIKIDRRMDKELYIEHKIAKAEGI, from the coding sequence ATGGCTAAGATGGTGGTGAGCCTCTCGGTGGTGCCCCTGGGGACCGGCTCGCCCAGCGTGTCGGAGTACGTGAAAAAGGCCACCGCGGTCATTAGAGAGTCCGGGCTTAGGTATAGGACAGGCGCTGGGTTTACAGACGTCGAGTTGGACTCGTACCAGCAGCTCGCCGAGCTTCTGGAAAAGATGGAGAAGGCGCTCGCAGAGATGGGGGTCCAGAGGATACTATATACGATTAAGATAGATAGGAGGATGGACAAGGAGCTCTATATAGAACACAAGATAGCGAAGGCGGAAGGAATATAA
- a CDS encoding type II toxin-antitoxin system VapC family toxin, protein MIYLDTSALVKRYVEEPGSAEVDKLFESAYRGSAVLSTSIYNIGEAASALDKKARRGELTRGAEIAVLLMLRELKTLTRLGNFAIVPLGGAVLRRSITLTLRHHLYFADALQIASCLHVKCGALYTADAELAKAAEREGLKTVEI, encoded by the coding sequence GTGATATATCTAGACACAAGCGCGTTGGTGAAGCGCTACGTCGAGGAGCCGGGAAGCGCCGAGGTGGATAAGCTCTTCGAATCGGCATATAGAGGCTCGGCCGTGTTGTCCACATCCATCTACAACATAGGCGAGGCAGCGTCGGCGCTAGATAAAAAAGCCAGACGCGGCGAGTTGACACGCGGCGCAGAGATCGCCGTGTTGTTAATGCTTAGAGAACTCAAGACCCTCACACGGCTGGGAAACTTCGCCATTGTCCCCCTCGGCGGCGCGGTGCTCCGCAGATCGATAACGCTGACGCTGAGGCACCACCTCTACTTCGCCGACGCCCTCCAGATAGCCAGCTGCCTACACGTCAAATGCGGCGCCCTCTACACAGCCGACGCAGAGCTCGCCAAAGCCGCCGAAAGAGAAGGACTAAAAACGGTGGAGATATAA
- a CDS encoding ABC transporter ATP-binding protein yields the protein MIRAVGVRKRFGRLDVLRGVDLEARAGEVVGLVGPNGAGKTTTLRILAGLLKPDGGYAEVLGVRTDSPEFQKRRRYLAYLPEEVLPYDNLTGRQFIEFIHGLYGVDNVREAVEISALGPRVDDKVKTYSKGMRRRLVVAALLTVEALALLLDEPTAGVDVVHAVEMRRLVKDYAKSRGAAVVYSSHNMLEVESVCDRVYFIDKGVVIARGTPKQLMELYGASDLEEAFVRALGSAGGGGPTPPPP from the coding sequence ATGATCAGGGCGGTTGGGGTTAGGAAGAGGTTCGGCCGCCTGGACGTCCTCAGAGGGGTGGACCTTGAGGCGCGGGCGGGGGAGGTCGTTGGGCTTGTGGGGCCCAACGGCGCTGGGAAAACCACCACCTTGCGCATCCTCGCGGGCCTTCTTAAGCCCGACGGAGGCTACGCCGAGGTTCTAGGCGTTAGGACCGACTCGCCGGAGTTTCAGAAGAGGCGGAGGTATCTCGCGTATCTGCCGGAGGAGGTTCTCCCCTACGACAACCTCACAGGGAGGCAGTTTATAGAGTTTATACACGGCCTATACGGCGTCGACAACGTGCGGGAGGCCGTGGAGATCTCCGCCTTGGGCCCCCGCGTAGACGACAAGGTCAAGACCTACTCAAAGGGCATGAGGCGTAGGCTCGTCGTAGCCGCCCTGCTTACAGTGGAGGCGCTGGCGCTACTCCTAGACGAGCCGACGGCTGGCGTCGACGTGGTACACGCCGTCGAGATGAGGAGGCTGGTGAAGGACTACGCAAAGTCGAGGGGGGCCGCCGTGGTGTACTCAAGCCACAACATGCTTGAGGTGGAGTCCGTCTGCGACCGTGTGTACTTCATAGACAAGGGGGTCGTGATAGCGCGCGGCACGCCCAAGCAACTCATGGAGCTATACGGGGCGTCCGACCTGGAGGAGGCATTCGTCAGAGCTCTAGGAAGCGCGGGCGGGGGAGGCCCAACACCTCCGCCTCCTTAA
- a CDS encoding 2-hydroxyacid dehydrogenase, whose product MELYVNFEIPRELEEELGRHFRVVKGGDLSRVEAALVSKLTPEELAKMPRLRFIQVVTAGLDHLPWEHIPPHVAVAGNAGSNADAVVEFALGMLLAAFKRVFYYSEKMRRGDYGKDIPVPVLAGKKVAVLGLGEIGSRAARALAALGAEVWGFARTPRDGPWRFTDRLEEALRGAYAAVCALPLTKHTRGLVRYEHLALMREDAVFVNVGRAEVVDREGALRIVKERPRFVFASDVWWSRHDFSKDAEFFALPNVIATPWVAGGYGSEEVWRRMVEEAVRNLITWASGGRPRNVARREDYI is encoded by the coding sequence GTGGAGCTCTACGTAAACTTCGAAATTCCACGGGAACTCGAGGAGGAGCTGGGGAGGCACTTCCGCGTCGTTAAAGGAGGCGACTTAAGCAGGGTGGAGGCAGCCCTTGTCTCTAAGCTAACGCCGGAGGAGCTGGCGAAGATGCCCAGGCTGAGGTTTATACAGGTGGTGACAGCCGGCCTGGACCATCTGCCCTGGGAGCACATCCCCCCACACGTGGCCGTGGCAGGCAACGCCGGGTCAAACGCCGACGCCGTCGTCGAATTCGCCCTGGGGATGTTGTTGGCCGCCTTCAAGAGGGTGTTCTACTACAGCGAGAAGATGAGGAGGGGCGACTACGGGAAGGACATCCCCGTCCCCGTCCTGGCGGGGAAGAAGGTCGCCGTTCTCGGCCTCGGCGAGATAGGCTCCAGAGCGGCTAGGGCGTTGGCGGCTCTGGGGGCGGAGGTGTGGGGCTTCGCCCGCACGCCGAGGGACGGGCCGTGGCGTTTTACAGACAGGCTGGAGGAGGCGCTACGCGGCGCCTACGCCGCCGTCTGCGCTCTGCCGCTCACTAAACACACCAGGGGGCTTGTGAGATACGAGCACCTCGCCCTCATGAGGGAAGACGCGGTGTTTGTAAACGTGGGGAGGGCGGAGGTGGTGGATAGGGAGGGCGCACTCAGGATAGTGAAGGAGAGACCCCGCTTCGTCTTTGCCAGCGACGTGTGGTGGAGCCGTCACGATTTTTCCAAAGACGCCGAGTTCTTCGCCCTGCCCAACGTCATCGCGACGCCTTGGGTGGCTGGGGGGTACGGGAGCGAGGAGGTGTGGAGGAGGATGGTGGAGGAAGCCGTGAGAAACCTCATAACTTGGGCCTCCGGGGGCAGGCCCAGAAACGTAGCCAGGCGTGAAGATTATATATAG
- a CDS encoding KaiC domain-containing protein: MRRIPTGIEVLDKALEGGVPQGSWVVVTGEPGVGKSILCIHFAYAGLRSGDPVVYVTTEQEFRDVMEQARQLGMDFSQFSVYNIAWKKEPEELPEIVVIDIFGLLKVARQLTEKAREESPDKVRRYAALSIDTLIEAINEAYEILAVAKERGSPERHVRLVIDSMSAFWVDKPVMARKYSYQLKIATHRENVTAMLTSQYAPTTRQAYGFGLEHIADGVIHMWMDDVETAKEIRRWLIIKKMRMTAHSARAYRVKIEPGRGMVLDEA, from the coding sequence GTGAGGAGGATCCCCACCGGCATCGAGGTTTTAGACAAGGCGCTGGAGGGCGGCGTCCCCCAGGGCTCCTGGGTCGTGGTCACAGGCGAGCCTGGCGTGGGCAAGTCTATACTCTGTATACACTTCGCCTACGCCGGGCTGAGGTCAGGCGATCCCGTTGTGTATGTAACCACAGAGCAGGAGTTTAGGGACGTTATGGAGCAGGCGAGGCAGCTTGGGATGGACTTCTCCCAGTTCTCCGTATACAACATAGCGTGGAAGAAGGAGCCTGAGGAGCTTCCGGAGATCGTCGTCATCGACATCTTTGGGCTTCTAAAGGTGGCCCGCCAGCTGACGGAGAAGGCCAGGGAGGAAAGCCCAGACAAGGTGCGGCGCTACGCCGCCCTCTCCATAGACACCTTAATCGAGGCCATCAACGAGGCCTACGAGATCTTGGCCGTGGCTAAGGAGAGGGGGTCCCCCGAGCGCCACGTCCGCCTCGTCATCGACTCCATGTCCGCCTTCTGGGTGGATAAACCGGTGATGGCGCGTAAGTACTCGTACCAGCTCAAGATCGCCACACACAGGGAGAACGTGACGGCTATGCTCACCAGCCAGTACGCGCCGACGACGAGACAGGCCTACGGCTTCGGCCTTGAGCATATAGCAGACGGCGTCATCCACATGTGGATGGACGACGTGGAGACGGCGAAGGAGATCAGGCGCTGGCTTATAATCAAGAAGATGAGGATGACGGCCCACTCGGCGAGAGCCTACAGGGTTAAGATAGAGCCGGGGAGGGGGATGGTGCTTGATGAGGCCTAG
- a CDS encoding SAM-dependent methyltransferase: MFYIIGVGPAPGFITEKAAQILREADCVFYEDYTGPIDVETLRRYARSPPTRLTRRDLEDESGRRVLECLSRGKTAVLATAGDPMLATSHAALISIARSRGYSVEVVPGVSIVCAAFSASCLSIYKLGGVATVTYPRGGVYSARPYELVEQNLARGLHTLLLLDVREDGVFMPPRDAAEIMLKLEEREKRGVFDKGRPVVVVPKLGWGGRPAYLPLGELLGSDLEGPAVFIVPGGLSPVERECIEALSVLKSR; this comes from the coding sequence GTGTTCTACATAATCGGCGTTGGGCCAGCCCCGGGCTTTATAACCGAGAAGGCGGCGCAGATACTGCGCGAGGCAGACTGCGTATTCTACGAGGACTACACCGGCCCCATAGACGTCGAGACCCTCCGCAGATACGCCAGGTCGCCGCCGACGCGGCTCACCAGGAGAGATCTGGAGGACGAGTCGGGGCGTAGAGTGCTGGAGTGCCTCAGCCGCGGAAAGACGGCGGTTCTCGCCACGGCCGGGGACCCCATGTTGGCCACGTCCCACGCCGCCTTGATCTCCATAGCTAGATCCAGGGGCTACAGCGTTGAGGTGGTGCCGGGGGTTTCGATAGTCTGCGCGGCCTTCTCGGCGAGTTGCCTATCTATATACAAGCTCGGCGGCGTGGCCACAGTCACCTATCCAAGGGGGGGAGTGTACTCGGCCAGGCCCTACGAGCTTGTCGAACAGAACCTGGCGAGGGGGCTCCACACCCTCCTACTCCTCGACGTTAGAGAAGACGGCGTTTTCATGCCGCCTAGAGACGCCGCCGAAATCATGCTGAAGTTGGAGGAGCGGGAGAAACGCGGCGTTTTCGACAAGGGGAGGCCGGTGGTCGTGGTGCCTAAGCTCGGCTGGGGCGGCAGACCCGCCTACCTGCCCCTCGGCGAATTGCTAGGTAGCGATCTGGAGGGGCCGGCTGTGTTTATCGTGCCAGGTGGGCTAAGCCCCGTGGAGAGGGAGTGCATTGAAGCGCTATCGGTTTTAAAAAGCAGGTAG